Genomic window (Mycolicibacterium smegmatis):
CGGTCCAGCGCCAGCGGCGCACGAGCCGGCCGAAGTGCGTGTCGACCGTGATGCCGGGGATGTCGAAGGCGTTGCCCAGGATGACGTTGGCGGTCTTGCGCCCGACTCCGGGCAGCGTGACCAGCTCGTCGAGGGTCTTGGGCACCTCACCGTCGAAGCGCTCGACGAGTTCCTGGCCGAGCTTGATCAGCGAGTTGGCCTTGTTCCGGTAGAACCCCGTTGGCCGGATCAGCTCTTCGAGTTCGGTGCGGTCGGCCTGCGCGTAGTCGAGCGCGGTGCGGTACTTCTTGAACAGCGCGGGCGTGGTCAGGTTGACCCGCTTGTCGGTGCTCTGCGCCGACAGGATGGTCGCGACCGTGAGCTCGAGCGGGTTGGTGAAGTCCAGCTCGCAGTACACGTGCGGGAACGCCTTGGCCAGCGTCCGGTTCATCCGTCGGGCACGACGCACGAGACCCAGGTGCGTCTCGGAGTCCCACTTCTTCGCGTCCGACTTCTTTGGTTTCGCCGCCCGGGCGGCACCCGCACTCACGCCTGTCAGGGTACTGACCACGGCTGACGGTGCCCGATCGGCGTGTTGAGCCCGTATTGAGGCGAGGCGGCGGCGACACACCCGACCGGTGGCATTTGTGCCCCGGTTTGTGACCCTGCTGAGACCTGGGCCGTGTTAACTACTGGCTTGTGTCTTGGCTGCTGGTGGCGCTCACCCCGGGGTTGCTCATGCTGGCGACGTTCGGCCTGGACCGGCTCGAGGCCGGTCTGGCCCGCGAGCAGGCACCACGCCAGGTCAGGAGCACCGCTCGTGGCGCGGCCTCGGCCTTGGCGGCCCTGCCGGTGAGCGAGCTGCACCACCGCGAACTGGTCCTTCAGACCGTCGGTTCGAGCTCTTCCGACGCCCATCTACCGCTCCGGCGCAGCGATCCGCAGGCGACCAATCCGCAGTTTCCGGCGACTCGCCATGCCTATCGTGTGTAGCGTTGGCTAGTCGCGAAACCGCGTACCTCTAGACTGAGCAGGCAATATCAGTCTGAGGTCTTACCACCCATTAGCTTAAGAGGGGCAACGTGGACGAGATCCTGGCCAGGGCCGGAATCTTCCAGGGAGTCGAACCCACCGCCGTTGCGGCGCTGACCAAGCAGTTGCAGCCCGTCGACTTCCCGCGCGGACACACCGTGTTCGCCGAAGGTGAGCCCGGCGATCGGCTGTACATCATCATCTCCGGCAAGGTGAAGATCGGCCGCCGGTCCCCGGACGGTCGCGAGAACCTGCTGACCATCATGGGTCCGTCGGACATGTTCGGTGAGCTGTCGATCTTCGACCCCGGCCCCCGTACGTCCAGCGCGACCACGATCACCGAGGTGCGCGCGGTCTCGATGGACCGCGATGCGCTGCGCGCCTGGATCGCCGACCGGCCCGAGATCGCCGAGCAGCTGCTGCGCGTGCTCGCGCGCCGCCTGCGCCGCACCAACAACAACCTGGCGGATCTGATCTTCACCGACGTGCCCGGTCGTGTCGCCAAGCAGCTCCTGCAGCTGGCGCAGCGGTTCGGCACGCAGGAGGGCGGCGCGCTGCGCGTCACCCACGACCTCACGCAGGAAGAGATCGCCCAGCTGGTCGGCGCGTCGCGCGAGACCGTCAACAAGGCGCTGGCCGACTTCGCCCACCGCGGCTGGATCCGCCTGGAGGGCAAGAGCGTGCTGATCTCCGACAGCGAGCGTCTGGCCCGCCGCGCCCGCTAGCACCTCGCCCCGTTCGCCGAAACGGCATTCCGTCAGGGAAGTGCAAGTCACCCCCTGCTGGAATGCGGTTTCGGCGAAAGAACGTCAGTGCCGCAGGTAGTCGAGCTGGGCCTGAACGCTCTTCTCCGCGGCGTCCCACAGTTTCTCGTCGACGTCGGTGTAGACGTGTTCGACGACTTGGCGCGCGGTGGCATCGTCGCCGAGTTCGCGTAACGCCTCACGCACCTGCTCGAGCCGTTCCTCCCGGTGCGCCAGGTACATCTGCGCGACGCCCGACAGATCCCCGAGCTCGGGCCCGTGGCCGGGCAGCACAACCCGCTCACCGAGCCCCTTGAGCCGGTGCAGCGAATCGAGGTAGTCACGCAGGCTGCCGTCCTCGGTGTCGATGACGGTGGTGCCGCGACCCAGGACGGTGTCGGCGGTCAGCACCGCACCCGGCCCGTCGCCGTCGTCGAGCACGAACGACAACGAGTCCGCGGTGTGCCCGGGGGTCGCCATCACCGTGATGCGCAGGCCGGCCGCGTCGATCACCTCACCGTCGGTCAACGGCCCGCCCAGTCCGCGCAGGAACCCGCTGCCCACCGAGCGCACCACCGCGCCGGTCCGCTCGACGATCTTGTCGATGCCGCCGGTGTGGTCCTCGTGCTTGTGGCTGATGAGCACCAGGCTGATCGTCCCGAGCTCGGCGACGCGTGCGATGTGCTCGTCGTCGTCGGGGCCCGGGTCGACCACCACGATCTCGTCGCTGCGGGGCGCACGCAGCACCCACGTGTTGGTGCCCTCCAGCGTCATCAGGCCCGGGTTGTTGCACAGCAGCACCGACGCCGATCCGGTCACCGGCCGCAACAACCCGTAGGCGGGATGCTGGAGATCGCTCACGCGAGTCCCGGCGTGACCTCGACGATGATCTCGACCTCGACGGGGGCGTTGATCGGCAACTCGGCCACCCCGACCGCCGAGCGCGCGTGCGCGCCGGCGTCGCCGAAGATCTCGCCGAACAGTTCCGAGGCGCCGTTGACGACGCCGGGCTGCCCGCCGAAGCCGGGGGCCGACGCGACGAAGCCGACGACCTTGACCACCTTGACGACGGAATCGATGCCGACGAGCGCGTGCACGGCGGCCAGCGCGTTGAGGCCGCACACCCGTGCGAGCTCCTTGGCCTCCTCGGCGCTCACCTCGGCGCCGACCTTGCCCGCCTTGATCAGCTCACCGCCGCGGATGGGCAGCTGACCCGAGGTGTAGACGTGGTTGCCGGTGTGCACTGCAGGCACGTAGGCGGCCACGGGCGGGACGACGCCCGGCAGTTCGATGCCCAGCTCGGCCAGCCGTGCCGACCACGACGCGCCGCTCACTTCGGCCGCTTCAGGTAGGCGACGTGCTGCTCACCGGTCGGCCCGGGCAGGACCGAGACCAGTTCCCAGCCGTCGCTCCCCCACTGGTCAAGGATCTGTTTGGTGGCATGTGTCAGCAACGGCACCGTGGCGTACTCCCAGCGAGTCGGTTCACTCATGGGGCGAGCTTATCGGTCGGGCTGCCGGGCTTGGTTAGCATGCACTGGTGGCAACCACAGAGAGCGGCGCCAAACATGTCGGTTGGCCGTCGCGGCTGACGAAGGCCAGACTGCATTTCGTATCCGGCAAGGGCGGAACTGGCAAATCCACGATCGCCGCGGCGCTGGCCCTCGCACTCGCCGCGCACGGGCGCAGGGTCCTGCTCGTGGAGGTCGAGGAACGTCAGGGCATCGCGCAGCTGTTCGACGTCCCGCCGCTGCCGTACGAAGAGGTCAAGATCGCCACCGCGGAAGGCGGCGGACAGGTCAACGCCCTGGCCATCGACATCGAGGCCGCGTTCCTGGAATACCTCGACATGTTCTACAACCTCGGCCTCGCCGGCCGCGCGATGCGCCGCATCGGCGCCATCGAGTTCGCCACCACCATCGCGCCGGGTCTGCGTGACGTTCTGCTGACGGGCAAGATCAAAGAGATCGTGGTGCGCCCCAAGACCATGCGCGACGAGAAGCACAAGCGCAGCGGCTACGACGCCGTCGTCGTGGATTCCCCACCGACAGGCCGTATCTCGCGATTCCTCGACGTCACCAAGGCCGTCTCGGATCTGGCCAAGGGCGGGCCGGTGCACTCGCAGGCCGAAGGTGTGGTGAAGCTGCTGCACTCCGAGCAGACCGCGATCCATCTCGTGACGCTGCTGGAGGCACTGCCCATCCAGGAGACCCTGGAGGCCATCGACGAACTCAAGGAACTGAACCTGCCGATCGGCAGCGTCATCGTCAACCGCAACATCCCCGCGTACCTGTCTCCGGACGACCTGGCCAAGGCCGCCGAGGGTGACCTCGACGCCGACACGATCCGCGCCGACCTGAGCAAGGCGGGAATCACGTTGTCGGACGAGAACTTTGCGGGTCTGCTCACCGAGGCGATCCAGCACGCGACCCGCATCAAGGCCCGCAAGGAAAGCGCCGAACTGCTCGACGAGATCGACATCCCGCGCCTGGACCTGCCCGCACTGGCCGACGGTGTCGACCTGGGCAGCCTCTACGAACTCGCCGAAGAACTCGCCGCCCAGGGGGTCAGATGAGCACCACACCACCGGCCCTCGACATGGGCTCGATTCTCGCCGACACGTCGAACCGCGTCGTGGTGTGTTGCGGCGCAGGCGGTGTCGGCAAAACCACGACCGCCGCGGCGATGGCGCTGCGGGCCGCCGAGTACGGCCGCACGGTCGTGGTCCTCACCATCGACCCGGCAAAGCGTCTCGCGCAGGCGCTCGGCATCAAGGACCTGGGCAACACGCCGCAGCGCGTGCCGTTGGCGCCCGAGGTGACCGGGGAACTGCACGCGATGATGCTCGACATGCGTCGCACGTTCGACGAGATGGTGATGCAGTACTCGGGTGCCGGTGTGGCCGACCAGATTCTGGAGAACCAGTTCTACCAAACTGTCGCCACCTCGCTCGCGGGCACGCAGGAGTACATGGCGATGGAGAAACTCGGGCAGTTGCTGTCCGAGGACAAGTGGGATCTGGTGGTCGTCGACACGCCGCCGTCGCGCAACGCTCTGGACTTCCTGGATGCACCGAAACGGTTGGGCAGCTTCATGGACAGCCGCCTGTGGCGCATGCTGCTCGCCCCCGGTCGCGGTATCGGCAAGCTCGTCACAGGTGCCGTCGGGCTCGCGATGAAGGCGATGTCGACCGTGCTGGGCTCCCAGATGCTCTCCGACGCAGCCAGTTTCGTGCAGTCCCTGGACGCCACGTTCGGTGGGTTCCGCGAGAAGGCCGACCGCACCTACGATCTGCTCAAACGCCGGGGCACCCAGTTCGTGGTGGTGTCCGCGGCCGAACCGGACGCGCTGCGCGAGGCATCGTTCTTCGTCGACCGGCTTTCCGGTGAGCGCATGCCGCTCGCGGGCCTGATCCTCAACCGCACACATCCGACGCTGTGCGATCTGCACGCCGAGAAGGCCGAAGAGGCCGCCGACGAACTCGCTGCCGAGGATCCCGACTCGCTGACCGCCTCGGTGTTGCGCATCCACGCCGACCGCGCGCAGACGGCCAAGCGCGAGGTGCGTCTGCTTTCGCGGTTCACCGGCGCCAACCCGCACGTCGCGATCGTCGGGGTGCCGTCACTGCCGTTCGACGTTTCCGATCTCGAGGCGCTGCGCGCGATCGCCGATCAGATCACCGGCGTCACCGAAACCGCCTA
Coding sequences:
- the nth gene encoding endonuclease III codes for the protein MSAGAARAAKPKKSDAKKWDSETHLGLVRRARRMNRTLAKAFPHVYCELDFTNPLELTVATILSAQSTDKRVNLTTPALFKKYRTALDYAQADRTELEELIRPTGFYRNKANSLIKLGQELVERFDGEVPKTLDELVTLPGVGRKTANVILGNAFDIPGITVDTHFGRLVRRWRWTDHEDPVKVEFAVAELIERSEWTLLSHRVIFHGRRVCHARKPACGVCVLAKDCPSYGIGPTDPPTAAALVKGPETEHLLALAGL
- a CDS encoding ArsA family ATPase, yielding MATTESGAKHVGWPSRLTKARLHFVSGKGGTGKSTIAAALALALAAHGRRVLLVEVEERQGIAQLFDVPPLPYEEVKIATAEGGGQVNALAIDIEAAFLEYLDMFYNLGLAGRAMRRIGAIEFATTIAPGLRDVLLTGKIKEIVVRPKTMRDEKHKRSGYDAVVVDSPPTGRISRFLDVTKAVSDLAKGGPVHSQAEGVVKLLHSEQTAIHLVTLLEALPIQETLEAIDELKELNLPIGSVIVNRNIPAYLSPDDLAKAAEGDLDADTIRADLSKAGITLSDENFAGLLTEAIQHATRIKARKESAELLDEIDIPRLDLPALADGVDLGSLYELAEELAAQGVR
- a CDS encoding RidA family protein translates to MSGASWSARLAELGIELPGVVPPVAAYVPAVHTGNHVYTSGQLPIRGGELIKAGKVGAEVSAEEAKELARVCGLNALAAVHALVGIDSVVKVVKVVGFVASAPGFGGQPGVVNGASELFGEIFGDAGAHARSAVGVAELPINAPVEVEIIVEVTPGLA
- a CDS encoding DUF4177 domain-containing protein → MSEPTRWEYATVPLLTHATKQILDQWGSDGWELVSVLPGPTGEQHVAYLKRPK
- a CDS encoding ArsA family ATPase, whose product is MSTTPPALDMGSILADTSNRVVVCCGAGGVGKTTTAAAMALRAAEYGRTVVVLTIDPAKRLAQALGIKDLGNTPQRVPLAPEVTGELHAMMLDMRRTFDEMVMQYSGAGVADQILENQFYQTVATSLAGTQEYMAMEKLGQLLSEDKWDLVVVDTPPSRNALDFLDAPKRLGSFMDSRLWRMLLAPGRGIGKLVTGAVGLAMKAMSTVLGSQMLSDAASFVQSLDATFGGFREKADRTYDLLKRRGTQFVVVSAAEPDALREASFFVDRLSGERMPLAGLILNRTHPTLCDLHAEKAEEAADELAAEDPDSLTASVLRIHADRAQTAKREVRLLSRFTGANPHVAIVGVPSLPFDVSDLEALRAIADQITGVTETA
- the crp gene encoding cAMP-activated global transcriptional regulator CRP; its protein translation is MDEILARAGIFQGVEPTAVAALTKQLQPVDFPRGHTVFAEGEPGDRLYIIISGKVKIGRRSPDGRENLLTIMGPSDMFGELSIFDPGPRTSSATTITEVRAVSMDRDALRAWIADRPEIAEQLLRVLARRLRRTNNNLADLIFTDVPGRVAKQLLQLAQRFGTQEGGALRVTHDLTQEEIAQLVGASRETVNKALADFAHRGWIRLEGKSVLISDSERLARRAR
- a CDS encoding MBL fold metallo-hydrolase, which codes for MSDLQHPAYGLLRPVTGSASVLLCNNPGLMTLEGTNTWVLRAPRSDEIVVVDPGPDDDEHIARVAELGTISLVLISHKHEDHTGGIDKIVERTGAVVRSVGSGFLRGLGGPLTDGEVIDAAGLRITVMATPGHTADSLSFVLDDGDGPGAVLTADTVLGRGTTVIDTEDGSLRDYLDSLHRLKGLGERVVLPGHGPELGDLSGVAQMYLAHREERLEQVREALRELGDDATARQVVEHVYTDVDEKLWDAAEKSVQAQLDYLRH